In Kocuria turfanensis, a single genomic region encodes these proteins:
- the nusG gene encoding transcription termination/antitermination protein NusG, whose product MTEHELENGTEAPAEVDQQAPALPESEASVQEEDFAAAHAPEESAAAPVAEEAPAADEAPAVDPVEEFKSKLRRQEGDWYVIHTYAGYENRVKTNLETRIQSLNMEEDIFQIEVPMEEVVEIKNAQRKVVRRVRIPGYVLVRMNLTDASWGAVRHTPGVTGFVGQDAYNPVPLRLDEVFEMLNPVFEAPQGAGGEAAAQPSAQPQIDIDFEVGESVIVKEGPFETLPATISEIKVESQQLVVLVSIFERETPVTLGFNQVSKI is encoded by the coding sequence GTGACCGAGCACGAGCTCGAAAACGGCACCGAGGCACCGGCCGAGGTCGACCAGCAGGCCCCGGCGCTGCCGGAGTCCGAGGCCTCCGTGCAGGAGGAGGACTTCGCCGCCGCCCACGCGCCGGAGGAGTCCGCGGCCGCACCCGTCGCCGAGGAGGCGCCCGCTGCGGACGAGGCCCCCGCGGTGGACCCTGTCGAGGAGTTCAAGTCGAAGCTGCGCCGCCAGGAGGGTGACTGGTACGTCATCCACACCTACGCCGGCTACGAGAACCGCGTGAAGACGAACCTGGAGACCCGCATCCAGTCCCTCAACATGGAGGAGGACATCTTCCAGATCGAGGTCCCCATGGAGGAGGTCGTCGAGATCAAGAACGCCCAGCGCAAGGTGGTCCGCCGCGTGCGGATCCCCGGCTACGTGCTGGTGCGCATGAACCTCACCGACGCCTCCTGGGGCGCGGTGCGCCACACCCCGGGCGTGACGGGCTTCGTGGGCCAGGACGCGTACAACCCCGTCCCCCTGCGCCTGGACGAGGTCTTCGAGATGCTCAACCCGGTGTTCGAGGCCCCGCAGGGCGCCGGCGGCGAGGCCGCCGCCCAGCCGAGCGCGCAGCCGCAGATCGACATCGACTTCGAGGTCGGGGAGTCCGTGATCGTCAAGGAGGGCCCCTTCGAGACCCTCCCCGCCACCATCTCCGAGATCAAGGTGGAGTCCCAGCAGCTCGTCGTCCTCGTGTCGATCTTCGAGCGCGAGACCCCCGTCACCCTCGGCTTCAACCAGGTCTCCAAGATCTGA
- the secE gene encoding preprotein translocase subunit SecE — protein MSQTTAGRASGQPPEQGAESPRGIFGRLFLFLRQVVGELRKVVTPTRRELVNYVLVVLVFVAFMMVLISVLDLAFGQAALWIFGQGDAAG, from the coding sequence ATGTCGCAGACCACCGCCGGCAGGGCGTCGGGCCAGCCCCCGGAGCAGGGCGCCGAGAGTCCTCGCGGCATCTTCGGGCGCCTGTTCCTCTTCCTGCGCCAGGTCGTCGGGGAGCTCCGGAAGGTCGTCACCCCCACGCGGCGCGAACTGGTGAACTACGTGCTGGTCGTCCTCGTGTTCGTCGCGTTCATGATGGTGCTCATCTCCGTCCTGGACCTCGCGTTCGGGCAGGCCGCCCTGTGGATCTTCGGGCAGGGCGACGCCGCCGGATGA
- a CDS encoding pyridoxal phosphate-dependent aminotransferase, whose protein sequence is MTASRISRRVGAIAESATLAVDAKAKALKAAGRPVIGFGAGEPDFPTPQYIVDAAAAALQDPANFRYTPAAGLPELRRAVAEQTARDDGYAVEPSQVLVTNGGKQAVFQAFATVVDEGDDVLLPAPYWTTYPEAIKLAGGNPVEVFAGPELGYKVTPELLEEACTERTKALLFCSPSNPTGAVYSPEETAAVGRWAAEKGIFVLTDEIYQHLTYDGVPFTSIAAAVPELGDRVVILNGVAKTYAMTGWRVGWMIAAPDVVKAATNLQSHLTSNVNNVAQRAALAAVSGPLDEAHRMREAFDRRRRTMVEALNAVEGVECPVPTGAFYAYADVRGLLGRRFGDAVPQTSAELAELILERAEVAVVPGEAFGPSGFLRLSYALGDDDLAEGLRRLQEFLGSAA, encoded by the coding sequence ATGACCGCATCCCGCATCTCCCGGCGCGTCGGCGCCATCGCAGAGTCCGCGACGCTCGCGGTGGACGCCAAGGCGAAGGCCCTCAAGGCCGCCGGCCGCCCCGTGATCGGCTTCGGGGCCGGGGAGCCGGACTTCCCCACCCCGCAGTACATCGTGGACGCCGCCGCGGCGGCCCTGCAGGACCCGGCCAACTTCCGGTACACGCCGGCCGCGGGCCTGCCCGAGCTGCGGAGGGCGGTCGCCGAGCAGACCGCGCGGGACGACGGGTACGCGGTGGAGCCCTCGCAGGTGCTCGTCACCAACGGCGGCAAGCAGGCCGTGTTCCAGGCCTTCGCCACGGTCGTGGACGAGGGCGACGACGTCCTGCTCCCCGCCCCGTACTGGACCACCTACCCGGAGGCGATCAAGCTCGCCGGCGGCAACCCGGTGGAGGTCTTCGCCGGCCCGGAGCTCGGTTACAAGGTGACCCCGGAGCTGCTCGAGGAGGCGTGCACGGAGCGCACCAAGGCGCTGCTGTTCTGCTCCCCGTCCAACCCCACCGGCGCGGTGTACTCCCCCGAGGAGACCGCGGCCGTGGGCCGCTGGGCGGCCGAGAAGGGGATCTTCGTGCTCACCGACGAGATCTACCAGCACCTCACCTACGACGGCGTCCCGTTCACCTCGATCGCCGCCGCCGTGCCCGAGCTCGGCGACCGGGTGGTGATCCTCAACGGCGTGGCCAAGACCTACGCGATGACCGGCTGGCGCGTGGGCTGGATGATCGCGGCCCCGGACGTCGTCAAGGCCGCCACCAACCTGCAGTCCCACCTGACCTCCAACGTCAACAACGTCGCCCAGCGCGCGGCGCTGGCCGCGGTGTCCGGGCCCCTCGACGAGGCCCACCGGATGCGGGAGGCGTTCGACCGCCGGCGCAGGACCATGGTGGAGGCGCTCAACGCCGTCGAGGGGGTGGAGTGCCCCGTGCCCACCGGGGCCTTCTACGCCTACGCCGACGTGCGCGGGCTGCTCGGCCGGCGCTTCGGCGACGCCGTGCCGCAGACCTCGGCCGAGCTGGCCGAGCTGATCCTCGAGCGGGCCGAGGTCGCCGTGGTGCCCGGCGAGGCGTTCGGCCCCTCCGGCTTCCTGCGGCTGTCCTACGCCCTGGGCGACGACGACCTCGCCGAGGGCCTGCGCCGGCTCCAGGAGTTCCTGGGGAGCGCCGCGTGA
- the ppk2 gene encoding polyphosphate kinase 2, which produces MEPVRENLREFIDKLVDQGYTVRDGQSPDPDLIDPGGSAVQTWREDYPYEERLEREDYELEKYQLQIELLKFQYWGQDHDLKHVIVFEGRDAAGKGGTIKRFTEHLNPRAARVVALTKPSDRERGQWYFQRYIGHLPTAGEIVMFDRSWYNRANVERVMGFCSDTEYEDFMVQAPVFEKMLVESGIHLTKFWFSVTQHEQRTRFAIRQIDPVRRWKLSPMDLASLDRWEDYTEAKEEMFLRTDTDHAPWITVKSNDKKRARLNAMRFFLDQFDYEDKDPAVVYPPDPLIVRRGRDAVGD; this is translated from the coding sequence ATGGAACCGGTCCGGGAGAACCTGCGGGAGTTCATCGACAAGCTGGTCGATCAGGGCTACACGGTGCGGGACGGGCAGTCGCCGGACCCGGACCTGATCGACCCGGGGGGCTCGGCGGTGCAGACCTGGCGGGAGGACTACCCCTACGAGGAGCGGCTGGAGCGGGAGGACTACGAGCTGGAGAAGTACCAGTTGCAGATCGAGCTGCTGAAGTTCCAGTACTGGGGCCAGGACCACGACCTCAAGCACGTCATCGTGTTCGAGGGCCGCGACGCGGCCGGCAAGGGCGGGACGATCAAGCGCTTCACCGAGCACCTGAACCCGCGCGCCGCCCGGGTGGTGGCACTGACCAAGCCCTCCGACCGGGAGCGGGGGCAGTGGTACTTCCAGCGCTACATCGGCCACCTGCCCACCGCCGGGGAGATCGTGATGTTCGACCGCTCCTGGTACAACCGGGCCAACGTGGAGCGGGTGATGGGCTTCTGCTCGGACACGGAGTACGAGGACTTCATGGTCCAGGCCCCGGTGTTCGAGAAGATGCTGGTGGAGTCGGGCATCCACCTGACCAAGTTCTGGTTCTCCGTCACCCAGCACGAGCAGCGCACCCGCTTCGCGATCCGCCAGATCGACCCGGTGCGCCGCTGGAAGCTCTCCCCGATGGACCTGGCCTCCCTGGACCGGTGGGAGGACTACACCGAGGCCAAGGAGGAGATGTTCCTGCGCACCGACACCGACCACGCCCCGTGGATCACGGTGAAGTCCAACGACAAGAAGCGGGCCCGGCTCAACGCCATGCGTTTCTTCCTGGACCAGTTCGACTACGAGGACAAGGACCCGGCGGTGGTCTACCCGCCCGACCCGCTGATCGTCCGGCGCGGCCGCGACGCCGTGGGCGACTGA
- a CDS encoding 6-phosphofructokinase: MKIGLLTSGGDCPGLNAVIRAAVLHGIKSYGHEFVGFRDGWRGVVEGDIMDLPRTRVRGLAREGGTILGTSRTNPYDGPGGGPEKIAVMLERHHIDAIVAIGGEGTLAGAKRLADAGLPVVGVPKTIDNDLQATDYTFGFDTAVQIATDAMDRLRTTGESHHRCMVAEVMGRHVGWIALHSGMSAGAHAVLIPEQSVSMEQVCAWVTEVHERGRSPLVVVAEGFIPEGHGDVLAGKGTEASGRPRLGGVGEYVTEQIEAATGIETRNTILGHIQRGGAPTGFDRVLATRFGLAAVDLVTDKGWGQMVAIRGTDMVRVPFGEALDGLKTVPQHRWDEARVLFGR, translated from the coding sequence ATGAAGATCGGACTGCTGACCAGCGGCGGGGACTGCCCCGGGCTCAACGCGGTGATCCGGGCGGCGGTGCTGCACGGGATCAAGAGCTACGGCCACGAGTTCGTGGGCTTCCGCGACGGCTGGCGCGGGGTGGTGGAGGGCGACATCATGGACCTGCCCCGCACCCGGGTGCGCGGGCTGGCCCGGGAGGGCGGCACCATCCTGGGCACCTCCCGCACCAACCCCTACGACGGGCCCGGCGGCGGACCGGAGAAGATCGCCGTGATGCTCGAACGCCACCACATCGACGCGATCGTGGCCATCGGCGGGGAGGGCACCCTGGCCGGGGCCAAGCGCCTGGCCGACGCCGGGCTGCCGGTGGTCGGGGTGCCCAAGACCATCGACAACGACCTGCAGGCCACCGACTACACCTTCGGCTTCGACACCGCCGTGCAGATCGCCACCGACGCCATGGACCGGCTGCGCACCACCGGGGAGTCCCACCACCGGTGCATGGTCGCCGAGGTCATGGGCCGCCACGTCGGGTGGATCGCGCTGCACTCGGGGATGTCCGCCGGGGCGCACGCGGTGCTGATCCCCGAGCAGTCGGTGTCCATGGAGCAGGTCTGCGCCTGGGTCACCGAGGTGCACGAGCGCGGCCGCTCCCCGCTGGTGGTCGTGGCCGAGGGCTTCATCCCCGAGGGCCACGGCGACGTGCTCGCCGGCAAGGGCACCGAGGCCTCCGGCCGGCCCCGGCTGGGCGGGGTCGGGGAGTACGTCACCGAGCAGATCGAGGCCGCCACCGGGATCGAGACCCGCAACACCATCCTGGGCCACATCCAGCGCGGCGGGGCCCCCACCGGCTTCGACCGGGTCCTGGCCACCCGCTTCGGGCTGGCCGCCGTGGACCTGGTCACCGACAAGGGCTGGGGCCAGATGGTCGCCATCCGCGGCACCGACATGGTCCGGGTGCCCTTCGGCGAGGCCCTCGACGGGCTCAAGACCGTGCCCCAGCACCGCTGGGACGAGGCCCGGGTCCTCTTCGGCCGCTGA